The Aspergillus nidulans FGSC A4 chromosome VII nucleotide sequence CCTTGGGCACcacaagagaaagaatacCGTCCTTTAAGCTGGCCTTCACATCGTCCTGATTGACACGAGTTGGGAAGGTGAAGGTGCGCTGGAATTCGCCGACAGAGCGCTCGCTGACCCAGTAGCGAGACTTgttggcagccttcttggtgGATACCTGCTTCTCGCCGGTCTTTGCAACTTCGCTGCTTTCACCCCGGGCCTGGTTCTCTGTATCGGCCTGATCATTTTTGTTGTCGTCGCTGGAGGAGTGGTACTCGCGCTCGGAGCGGCCCTTGATCACCAGGGTCTGTGGGTCGGTGAACTCAATGTCGATATTGCTCTGAGGAATACCAGGGAGTTCGCCGTCAAGATGGTAGGCCTCGTTGGATTCGCGGACGTCGAAGCGAGGCGCAAAAGACTGCACTGAGGCGTGACCGCGGGCGGAGCGGTGGTTGTCGTAGTCATCCAGGAGACGGAAGAGAGGAGCAAAGTCTCCGGGGGTAGGAATGGTTCTGAACAGAGACATTGTGATAGTATTAAGAAGTGAAGTGTTTGTGTTGTGGTTCCGGATTGTTGGCTTTGTTATGTTCTTGAGTTGATACTTAGATGAttgcttgctctgcttgatgATGGTCGAGCTAGATGAGGAGTCCAGGGGCAATTTATGTCCTCGGGTGGCATAAGAGACGTCTTGATGACGCCAGATATCGTTGTTCTCGATATAGGGCGATACTTCTGGATGGACCGTGATGTTTCAAGAAGCGCCAAGACGCCTATAGATAAAGCCTCTCGGAAGCTCCCGATAATTCTGGGTCCTTCGACCAATCACGTGACAACAAAGAAGCTCGCCACAACAGAGCTGATCGAAGGATAGGGAAAGGATGAGGAAAATGAACACTGATCTCCTCATTGATGATTAAACAAATGATTACTTCAATGTTTTTCTGACATTTGGGCACATGCATGGAAAAGCATGAACATTTCCAGGCAAGCAGGTTCTGGCTGAGCACCAGCTCCAAGTGCATATCCGTAGATGAAGACGCCTACTCAGCCAGTAGCAGAGACTTCTAAACTGGTCTATCGCTCGAAAAACCAGAAATCTATAGCCTGATCCAGGCGTGCTGATGCCACAAGCCGGCCTGCAGTAGAGATTCTTGATGTAACTACATCAGCCAGGCCTGGGCTCGCCAGTCGTTTTGAATGTCACCATCAGGTGGCCTCAAACCTGTTTCCCTCCGCATCTCCTCCAGTAGGCTGTACATGTCCAGCCAGTTGTTCAATAATCGTATGCGGCAAGGAGTCATCCGGAAGCGAAGGCTTGAATTCGAGTAAGGAGAACCCAGTAGTGGAGCGTATGTGGTGTATGGATGATTTACTCCgaatcctcttcctcaggtTGCATAACTTTCTCGTCAAGTTCCTGGTGAGTAACACCCGTTAGCGACCGCAATCCCATTATGACGATGCAACCCTCCTCACCCTTCCTAGGCGCAATTTTAGATTCTGCAGTTGACTCTCCTTGATGACAAGATGGCGGTCATCGTCCAGATCCTCGACAATGTAATCATGTCGCTCTTCATCGTACTTTAGAATGATGGCTTTTACTGACGGATCGCATTCGATGAGGACTCCTGCTCAGCTGTTAGTGCGATCGGCCGGGCAGAGACGGGGTTATGGTACCTCGGACAGCGCGTGGCATATCGAGTATGTGTTCTTATAAACTTTGATATGCGAATATGGTGTAGAAAAGTTCGACAATGTTGTAAACCAAGCTTGGTAGGTTTTGTTGAAAGTCAAGACATACAGAAGCGATTAACGCTACCTGGACTGATCACGTGTCACAACTTCCGCTCACAACCTGAAGATTAAGGCGTGAAATTTCGGGTAATTAAGTTAATACTTCAATCCCTGGATCTCGAGTACGACATCACATTGTGTTCCGGTGACCTCTTAGCCGTATCAGCCAGTAAACGTGATGTACCTTTCGAGATTCTGGTTAAAACAATAACAGTTCCCATATACTGCAGTGACAAGTGGTCTGAAGACTGCTTAATTTTGTGTAGGGGCCAAGGCTGAACACCTAGCTCGCAAATGGATACTTCTTAACAAGGCTAAGAAAGGGGCAATATTGTTCCTATAACAGATTTGGCTTTTAAACTAGCATACTGATTGCTATAATTTTAGGCTTCCGTTCCAGGTTGTCTCCGCAAGCGCGGATTCTGCCAAGAGGATGCGAATTCTTTACTGTATAATTGTAATACCACGTGACAGAATAAAAATAATTCTGAATCCACATAGTATCTGAATGACGCTATATTTTTAGCAAATTGGCAGGATGGCCGAGCGGTTAAGGCGTTAGATTAGAAATCTAATCCCTTCGGGGTCCagagttcgaatctctgtCCTGTCgaatcttttttttttgtgtattttttttttgctgTATAGCCATGCGTATATACATGGTTTCGCTTTTTGGCCGTTGCTGTAAGGGTGTGCAAGTTTTTGCAGCTGTAGATAGATTGTACTAAGCGCGAATGTGCGCGGCGAGCACGTTAGCACAGTACCCATGAATCCATTTAGAGAAAGATTAAACTATGAAATCTATGTCGGTCTTTCTGTTTAAcatttcttgccatcaaCCAGATGTAAACGCTCTAGTCCCTATTCGAATTATCTACCCCCAACGCACTGGGTTCTTCGGACAATGATGGAGCCGGCGCCGTCCGGCCCGTCCCTGCTTGAGCAATTGACGCAACAATCATGATACCGAAGCCACCCAGAAGAAGCATCTTGATGGCGTATTCGTAGCTCTGCATGGcaacttccttctctgcacCAGTGAGTGACCCAACTAGCGCGGGGCTGCCGAGAAGCTTGTGAATCAGCCCCTCCTCCCCGGACAACCCGTGCCTCGCAAACCCATCTTCCAGCCCTGCCTTGAGTTCACGCTGGAAAAATCCTCCCCCCATCGCTGAGCCGAAACTGCCAGCGAAGCCGCGGGACATTCCCACGAGAGCGGTTACGATGTAGTGGACTTCTGGCTTGGTCAAGTACAGGATGTGGGCGAAGGTGTAGTTCATGGATGCGCCGATTGCGAAGCCGTCGACGAACATGGCGATTATGTACACGGCTGTGTGAGAGGTTTGGGTGGAGAGGCTGTAGAGAAGAAGGTTTGCGACGGCGAAACACAGATATACAATGATGTTTGACCTGCGTTGTTGTTAATGAGAGCGCGGGAGACAGCCATACGGTAACCTCACCAGTAGTAACTCTCTCCATGGCGAATATGCAGCCATCCCACCAATAATCCTCCAAAACCAAAACCTATGTTCGTAGGCGTTAAAATCAGTCCTGCCGAGGCTGGAGACCAGCCTCGAACCACCATTGCGTATACGGGGGTGTAAAATAGGACTGCCCAGCGGGCAGTCATGGCTAACAATGCAGCCAGGCATGTGAGTGAGACGCTGCGCGCCTTTAGTACTTCCGTTGGAACAATGGGTTCAGCCGCGAATCTCGACTCGATGATCCAAAATGCAGCGAAGACAACGAAGGACAAAATGATCGGTGTAACCGGTATTTTAGGGGAAGCGAGACTGAATAATAGAAGGAAGATAGACACTGCCTAAGAGTAGTTAATAGCCACCCGCATTTTGAGGTGCAGATGCTCAGGGCTTACCAAGGTCAATCCCCCCGCATAATCTATATTCTTTAGCCTCTGCACTAAAGATGCTGATTTTGTTTTTCCAGATCCGACTTCTGGATGTGACGGAATGGCGAAAAACAAGATAAGACCTAGCACCAAGCCCGTTGGCGCCTGGACCCAGAATATAACTCGCTGAATGGCACTATGTTAGGCTCGGGCCTCAATTGTAAAGTGCGAAAAGCTTACCCATCCAAGTTTCGGGACTATTAACCCGGCGAGGACTGCTCCCAAAGAGACTCCAATAGTCATTCCAAAGTTAACTATGCCAATGAATACGCCGCGTCGCTTCTTGTTCACCAGATCCAATGTCAATATGATGCCGGTGACCATAAGACCACCTGCGCCGGTACCACTAACAGCCCGGCCCAAGAGAAAGACGGATAGCTTCGGCGCTGCAGCAGTGATAAATAGACCAATCGCTAGTAGAacgcaagagaagagaacgTAGTTGCGGGGTGTGAATATCTGCGCCAGGCGTCCAGCGACTGGAGTCATACTTGACGCGGCGATCTTGAAACGGTCAGGACTTAAAGATCACTGAATTGTGGAGCTGATCAAATACCATAAACGCCGAATTGAACCAGGTTGTGTCCGCGAAAGCATTCAGATCCGTCGCGATCTCGGATTgcgccgtcgtcatcatcgtcataTTCATGGCTAGGCCATATTTCAGTTCTTGGTGACTTTTGCATGAATTCCTCAATCAAATACCCTGAATGAATATCAATGCTCCCATGGCGAGACATATCAACAAGCCTCGTTTGTGCGATACCGAGTACGGCGGTGCCGCTGACCTTTCGGAATCGCGTTCGAGTAGAGGCGTCTGCTCATCGTGTGCAGCCTCCTCGGAAACAGGCTCGGCCTCGAAATCATGGCGTGCAGTCATTGCGGACGTATGAATTTTCAAATATTCAATAATCTGGAGAAATCGCCCATTGGACGAATGGACGTTGACGCCGGAgattttttcttttgaaggattgagaaggaaaggaggtcTGAGCTGGCACTTAAGACTGTAAGCAACAGTCTGTGTTCTTGGCTGACTCGCTGGCCGATTGGGATTTCTAAGCAACCGTAGTTGGGTTCATTCCTTGGATTCATCAGATAAGCCCGACTTGACGCGACCAATGACTTGGAGAATTTCATACATTGTTCAAGTTTCCATGCAACGAACCGACAACCTAGACTGCTTATGTGCCGCCGATgccgtcatcatcaccaaccGGCCCCTCGACTCTGGCCTTGGATTCGCTCATCCACGGCTTGGGAGTGACAGCATAACACGAAATAATCCGCACTTCCGTGAAGCCTAATGGCAGCATTAGGCTTTATGTTATCTCATACGGGGACCAAATTGTAGCAAAAGAGATTGTACTCCATTGATGATGATTGAATCTGAGGACAATAGCTCTGAGCGTgtcagatatatataaatggAGGCGGGCGTGAAATCGGGCGGTCTGGAAATTCGCTGCAGTAATCGACGAGTCGTACCATTGTAGGTAAGAGACAGACATTAAACTCCGTACAACGTACATATATTCCTAGATCATACGAGGGTCTTCAGCCTATCTTCCTTCCCACCGAATAAATTTTACGTGGTTTGGAGTCTTTCTAGTCTTCCTCAACGATGGTTTCGACTTTGTCTTGAATGATACCTCACAAAGGTTCCCAAGTTCGTTATCGAGCGGCGATAGCTTATCAGCACTAAATTATCAATATCGATGGGCTGATATAGCCATGAGCTTTAAACTGTATCCAGCAAGTCCAGCCGACTTCTGAAGCTCCCCTCAAGCTTTAGTGCGGAGCTCGGAAAGTTCCGCGTGTATTCCGAGCATTCCGAGAGGGGTCGGATGGGCCGTTGCCAAAGTACCTGAATGATTTACTACAAAGCGACTGCTTCCCTCGTTGTAGATTCTTTCAATAATTCTTTTCACAACTGAAACTATGGCCCCTCAACCCCATcccctcgccatcctctctGAGGATGAAATTAACCTTGCTCGCGACATCGTGATTGCGCAGCACCCCAACACCGTTATCGACTTCCGTGAGATCTACCTTCAGGAACCCCCAAAAGGCCAGCTGCTTGAGTTCCTTGCTCTTGAACATGCCGGTCGTCTGAGCCCAACAACGCCTCGTCCTCCGCGGTTGGCTCTGTGCCAGTACGATGTTATCGGAGCGGATCGAGTGCCCTCGTACGAAGAGTCACTCGTAGATGTTGTGGCATCCAAGTGTGTTAAGCATACGGTCGTTGGAAAACAGCATCATGCTGCTCTGACTCTGTAAGCCAATCCTCCAGGGACATGTGACCTGCCCCGCTAACAGGTTCATAGGAGCGAATTCGATGTGCTTGTGGAACGTTGTTTTGCTTCGCCACTGTTTAAGGAAGCCCTCGCCGAGTTCGACCTACCGCCGGGCTTCGAGGTCGTTATTGAACCCTGGCCGTACGGTGGCCTGGATCTAGCTGAGCCAAACAGACGGTTCTTCCAAGGATTGTGCTTCGCCCAAGATGCTACGAAGAAGAACCCCGACGCCAACTTCTACTCCTACCCTCTACCGCTCATTCCCGTCATGGACGCGCATACACAAGAGATCATCCGAGTCGACCGTCCGGCTACGGGTGGTAAAGGAGACGGGTTGCGGGAACAGACCTTCAAACGTGACATTATCGGACATTGCAAGGGGTCGGACTATGTGCCTGAACTGCTTCCTGAAGGCACTCGGAAGGATCTCAAGCCACTGAACGTCGTTCAGCCCGAGGGTCCCTCATTCCGCATCACAGATGAGTCGCTAGTCGAGTGGCAGAAGTGGCGTTTCCGCGTTGCCTTCAATCCTAGGGAAGGCGCGACTATCCATGACGTGTGGTACGACGGCCGCAGTGTGATGCACCGCTTGAGTATTAGTGAGATGGTGAGTCGCTTCGACAGACCATAAGAACGAGCTAATTGCTCGGTTGCCTAGACTGTTCCATATGCCGATCCTCGGCCCCCCTACCACCGTAAGCAGGCTTTCGACTTCGgtgacggcggcggcggtaACATGGCAAACAATTTGTCTATCGGGTGTGACTGTCTTGGAGTCATCAAGTATTTCGACGCCATCATCACAGGTGCCGACGGTACTGCCAAGAAACTCCCTAATGCCATTTGTCTGCACGAGCAAGATAATGGCATTGGCTGGAAGCATTCTAACTGGAGGACGGGTCGTGCCGTGGTTACAAGACATCGTGAGTTGGTGGTTCAGTTTATCATTACTCTTGCAAACTACGAGTACGTATTCGCCTACAAGTTCGACCAGTCCGCCGGCATCACCGTGGAGGCGCGCGCGACGGGAATTTTGAACGTCGTCAACATTGACGCTGGGAAGGTCAGCGACTACGGTAATGTGGTCAGTGGAGGTGTCCTGGCCCAGAACCACCAGCACATCTTCTGTGTTCGCATAGACCCGGCCATTGATGGAGCGAAGAACTCGGTCCAGATTGAAGAATCGCACCCAGTCCCGATGAATGAGGCTACTAATCCCAACGGAAACTTTTACAAAGTCGACACCAAGACCGTGGAAAGAGCGTGCTACTTTGATGCCGCTCCAGATCTGAACCGAACCGTCAAGATGATCAACCCTCACAAGATTAACCCTATCAGCCAGAAGCCTATTGGGTACAAGTTCATCCCTCTGGCCACTCAGAAGCTGTTGGCAGACCCCAATTCCACCCAGGCCAAACGAGCGCAATTCGCGCAGCACCACGTCTGGGTGACGCAGCACCGGGATGGCGAGCTGTATGCAGGCGGTCGCTACACGCTTCAGAGTCAGAGCGAGGTTGATGGTGTATCAGACGCCGTCAAGCGTGGTGATGTGGTCGTCGACACGGATGTAGTCGTCTGGAGTACGTTTGGCATAACTCACAACCCTCGCATCGAGGATTGGCCCGTCATGTAAGCATTCCCCTTCTAGTACGGAGTTCAGCGCTGACAATAGGTTAGGCCTGTGGaaatcttccagctcatgaTCAAACCGGCTGACTTCTTCACGGCGAATCCGTCATTGGATGTGCCCTCATTGAAGAACGAGGCGTCAAGGACTGTAGGTAAATCCGAGTGCTGTCGAACTGCCCAACTTTAAGGCGGATTAAAGTAGATATCTTGTTGTATGATAACGATGCGATGTATATGCATGAATCAAAATATAGTAGTGCTCTTTTCTGAAAACTCTATCCTAGATTTATGCACATGACGATGAATGCATAAGCATCCTTGTAATTCCGCACTAACCGTGGGTCTCGGAATGCAAACCGACCTCTTCTGTTCAATTTCCGAACACCAGCCATGGTAGACACTTCCCGCCCTGAGGTCTTAAGGATCATACTCATATGAAGGTGGGGATAGCTTCTAGAAATAGCGGTTGCCTGGGCTCGCTTTCCATCGCATGATGGAGAGCTCATCCAAAAGATCGAGCCCTTCGGAACTGCCTCGGAGCAGAAAACGAGCCAAGTACACGCAGCTGGCCTGGTACGTTCCTCCTCACAGCAACTTGTTGTGCTTTCCTAACTGCCGAAAGTAACGAGTGTAAACGGCGCAAGCTAAAGTGCGACGGTTTACCAGTATGCTCGCGATGTGTTCGCCAGAAAGCTCAATGCATCTACACCCCTAGCAGCCACGCCTCGACTAATATCCCCACAACGCCGACGGTTGAGAATGGAAATGGCGGGTGAGTTAATCCATTTGGAATCGTATCATACAATCTCTGACAGGCTAAGCTCACGTTCATTGGGTGACATTAGACTCTCGAATAAGTTTAGGACAGTCGATCAGCAGATCCAGTCCCTGCGCCGTGAGATGCAGGCCATGTCCGCGCGAATGCGTGAGCTGGAATCGGCATCCGCCATGCCGAGCGCCAGTCACAATGCTTCTgtctcatcgtcttcggtcAGCACTGGGCTACAGCGGCTCATGAACCGGCCGGGCTCTCCAGACTACGTGGGCCCTACGAGTGCGGAGTTTGGAATCACCCCGCGGCAGAGGCCTGTGGCCACAGCGGATGAGAGTGATGTTGAGGAATCTGATTCAACATCTGCAACAAGCCCTGCTGTTATGTCGGACGTCGAGGCGATGTCTAATGATCCTCTTGGGTGTCTagggaaggaagaagcgctCCGGCTGGTCACGGTGTACGAGAACAATGTGGGTGTGATGTACCCGTGTATCGACCTTGATAGCGTGCGGAGTTATGTGCATGATTACTATAAAGATGGAAAAGGACTAGGGCCGACGCCGCCGGTGATAACGGACCAAGAGTGGTTCTTCGCTAGAGATGTGGAGGTGCTGAAGATACTGCTGGCCACGGCGCTGCTGGCTGAATCCCATGGCCGGAGTGAACGGGCTGCGTTCCTGGCTGATAGTGTAGAGGACCGATTCGCGACGCGTGTGAAAATACCAGAAGTTGATATGAAGGAACTTCTCATCCTGACCCTGCTGGTATGTTTCTCCGTATCATACAGATTTTGGCATACTAATATTAACATGCAGTCTATCTTCCACTCCTACCGCGACGACGAAGTCATTTCCTGGCGCCTCATCGGGATGGCAGTGCGAGGCTCCATGCAACTTGGCCTACATCGACAAGAAACTTGGCTCCGAACAGGGGGCGTCTTCCCCGGCGAACTGCAATGGACTTTCGCTAGCCGCCTCTTCTGGTGTATCTACGTGCTCGACCGTAAATGGTCATTCGGGACAGGCCTCCCCTTTGCAATCCAAGACTCAGATATGGACACAAACCTTCCTGAACCCGGCACCACAACCCCATACCTCACCTGCATGATCAACTACGCTCGACTGAGCACAAAAATTTGGAGTCTCGTCATGGGATGGCGCAGCAGACCCAAGGCCGCAACGTCCGATTACTGCTCTTACCTCGACTTTCAAGTTCAGCAATGGATCCAATCTATCCCCAGTCAACTGCGCTTCAGCCCAGACCCTCCTACTACTCCTGGAACGGGGGAGAATACAGACACAGCACACTCAGACTCAACTGGCCGTACCAACAACACCATGCTACaagtcctcctcgccctgcAAGCAAACCAACTCCGTATCCTGGTCTACCGTCAAAACCTCCTGTCTACAGAAAGCATAGAAATGAACGCCTCCGGTGCACTGATCGCAGTCGAAGCCGCAAAGTCAACCGTCCACATGCTTGACTACTTCTCTCGTGTCTCAGACATCTACTTCCAGCGGCCAGAACCATTCAattattttcttctctctgccTTGGCAGCATTATTCCTCGCGGTCCTACATGCCCCCGCGCGGTTTAGCCAGGCCTGCAGGAACGAGTTCTATGCGGCTGTTGATATGGTCAGACGCTCGAGTACCAGGGCACGTACGAGTCGTCGGCTGCAGAAAATAATTCGGAGTCTAAAACTCATCCGATTGGGGCTGGATGTaccggcgaggagatcgcagcagcagacaCCCAGGCCTTCTCGCGTTGGTCCCCGCTCAGGGAGCCCTGAGATCGAACATCGCTCCGGGTCGGTTCCCAAAACCCGGAATGGCAGCGTAGCTACGCCTGCTATTAATAACACTACCCCTTATGCTCTTTCCGGCCATGCTCAGTGCCATGGCGGCTATTCCCGCCAGTACCAACGTCATCCATACTCAACGCCAACTATACTCACGCCGCAGCCTGCAAACTCTTACTCACACTCCAACTCATTCTGGCCCCTATCGTCGCCCCAGACATCCACCTGGACAGACGAAAATAGCTGCGAGGACCTAACAAGTTTCTTCGAGATGGCTGGCGGGCTCTATTTCGATCCGAGAATTGAGCCAACGCTCGATGCCCGGACTGATTCTGCGACTACGACTGGTGATGGAAATGAGAGGCTCTCGCAGGGTGCGCTCACCGATGCACTTGGGGCGTTCGAGGCGGAGGATGAAGCGCTGACGAGGGTCATGGCGGGGTTGTTATGAAGTTTGCATTGTGGACTTATTTTACTATATTTTACGAAATAGTGATACGACTATGCGCGACTTGATAGATATCTCGGAATGGATTCGCCAGTTCTAGCGGTCTGTATCGCGCAGTATTTTGTATAGTTGTCTTTCGCTGCGACAGAAGTACAACATAAGCTAAGTAAGCTAAGCAGGCTCTCCCGACGGACCCTCCAACACTGTACCAAGTGCAAGAGCCACGCCGAGATTTGGAGTTCCGTCTTCATTCCAATCAACCCGCTGCGCCGCTGTGTACCGGTTCCCATCGCATGCGCCTTCCGCAATCGCAGTGGCGTGATAGATATTCCAAATCTCCGTACCGTCAGGGCTGGTGAAGAAGCTGTGCTTGGTTAGTGCCGCCATTCAAGTTTATACTCAGTCGATAGATGGTGAAAGGAAGAGCGTACCCGTTGTGTCCCGTCCCATAGTTTCCATCCGCAGAGACAAACACTGGACCATCCGACTTCGTCCAAGACGCTTGATCTAGCGGATCTCCAGACCCATCGTACGCAAGCAGTGCAAGCGAGTAGTTCGCCGTCCAGCAGTAGCTGGCCGAGTACGCAACCCAGATCTTTCCGTCGTGGTAGAGCGGCGCCGGGCCCTCGTTCACAGGTGCGCCTACAGTTTCCCAGTCCTCGAGGGGTTGGGAAAGTATGTGCGTCTCGCCGATCGTCGAGGGGGTATTGAGGGTTGCAATGCAGTTGCTTTGGATGCTGTTGGCGATGCAGGACCAGATGAGGTAGTTCTGGTCGTTGACGGTCAGAACTGTTGCGTCAATGCCCCATTCGGGTGTTATCTGGGCGAGATAGGTGTATGAGTCCCAGGGAGAAGAGCCGCCTAGATATACCAAGTTAACGGTGAATAGTGGTCGTCAAGAGGTCACTGGCTATGGTGATGGTAGCCTACCCTGGAGAACATGCACGTGCTGGTTATCGACACTGTCACCGCTCGTACCGGCAGTATAGTACAAGTACCACCTAACACAAATCAGTATCAACACTCGCTATATCTACGAGGAGTTACACATACGTGCCGTCAATCTGGTGGAATTCTGGCGCCCACATGTGGCAGCATCGGCTGGATTCACTGTCACTCCAAACAACCTTGGACTCTCCCGTCTTTAATCCCTCTAACGTCGTGGCCCGGGTGAGCTGGACGTCCGACCAGGTGGTCGTCGTCAGGTAGTAGTATCCATCCACGTACACCATATATGGGTCACTGCCATTGGGGTCTTTGAGCGGATTGGAAAAAGAGGCAGCATTGGccccaagaacaagaaggccgcTTCCGAGGAAGCGGAGGACGTTGTGAAGAGAGGGTATCATCTTGTCCTAGATGGATTTACTGTTCGTCTACCGCTGAGTCTTGAAAGGTCAAGGGGTAATGTCCGGTACATGGTTGCTCTTATACTCTCAAATTGCCGCCGCAACGATCTGTCGATGGCACGATTGGTGGAAATGAAGCCTGCAGTGGCAGGTAGATGTCATTCCTCATCAGGCTCGATTCCGCAAAGCCAAGACGTCCTGTTGACTATGCAAAATCTTGGATGTACTTGCTACGTCCATCTTCCGGCGGTTTCTGCCTCGGTTAAGTGGTGAGTGGTGTGACTGATGCTGCCTAATTAACCGACGCTCTCCATCTGGtgccttcttcagcaccccGCATTTTCTCCGCGATCGACGCGGTGGCGGTCGATTCGGCACTTATCCCTGCTCCAGCTGGCTTCAGGTGGGAGGAAGCTATCCTCCGAATCTCGATTATAGAGCAATGGATGCGGTCACCCGTTCGTAATCCAGCCAAGGAGTTCTGGATATCCGGGTGGAGATGAGTGAGCGACGTGAAACACCCGCCGTCGGCATGTCTTATACCAAGAATCCAGACTCACGAGGGTCTCGCTGAAAGGAGATTAACGCAGGTTTCAGGAGTGGCGTTGTCAGCCGGCTCTCCTGAAGCGAAGCGTATTACCTCTCATGCTCAGGAGTCTTGGGTGTCAGGTACACAACTAGGCCCACCGGAGTTGTTCTCGGTATGGAGCGGAGATCCGCTTCGCCATTATCTTCAAGCTGTTATTGTTTGACTACGCAAGAAATGATCCTGTGGGGGCTTCTTCCACAAATAGCTTCACCCCTGGGCTTGCTGGGTTGCGTATAAAACCAGTGTTCTGCTGCGAGAATGGGGATTGTATGACCCTTATCTAAGTCGCAGTGAAAGCCTCGTCGACCCTCATCCGGAATTCTTGTCGCTATGTATCTGCCCACTCTTGCAGCTTCGGCGTCTCTCCTCGTAGGCGTGGCGCATGGCTATGCGTCGCCCGGGGCGTGCTCGGGTGCGTGCAACATTCACGACCCGGCTTTGATCCGCCGTGAGTCTGATGGCAAGTATTTCCGCTTCTCAACCGGTAACAAGATCTCTTATGCGTCTGCTTCCTCCATTGAGGGCCCATGGACAGCGATTGGGTCCGTCTTGCCGGGCGGTTCGTCGATCGATCTGGATGGAAATGACGATCTCTGGGTAAGTACCGGAGGATCGGCAGTTCGGCCTATTTGGGCGAAATAAG carries:
- a CDS encoding glycoside hydrolase family 43 protein (transcript_id=CADANIAT00009261), with product MIPSLHNVLRFLGSGLLVLGANAASFSNPLKDPNGSDPYMVYVDGYYYLTTTTWSDVQLTRATTLEGLKTGESKVVWSDSESSRCCHMWAPEFHQIDGTWYLYYTAGTSGDSVDNQHVHVLQGGSSPWDSYTYLAQITPEWGIDATVLTVNDQNYLIWSCIANSIQSNCIATLNTPSTIGETHILSQPLEDWETVGAPVNEGPAPLYHDGKIWVAYSASYCWTANYSLALLAYDGSGDPLDQASWTKSDGPVFVSADGNYGTGHNGFFTSPDGTEIWNIYHATAIAEGACDGNRYTAAQRVDWNEDGTPNLGVALALGTVLEGPSGEPA
- a CDS encoding putative MFS multidrug transporter (transcript_id=CADANIAT00009259); the protein is MTARHDFEAEPVSEEAAHDEQTPLLERDSESHEYDDDDDGAIRDRDGSECFRGHNLVQFGVYAPKLSVFLLGRAVSGTGAGGLMVTGIILTLDLVNKKRRGVFIGIVNFGMTIGVSLGAVLAGLIVPKLGWRVIFWVQAPTGLVLGLILFFAIPSHPEVGSGKTKSASLVQRLKNIDYAGGLTLAVSIFLLLFSLASPKIPVTPIILSFVVFAAFWIIESRFAAEPIVPTEVLKARSVSLTCLAALLAMTARWAVLFYTPVYAMVVRGWSPASAGLILTPTNIGFGFGGLLVGWLHIRHGESYYCLSTQTSHTAVYIIAMFVDGFAIGASMNYTFAHILYLTKPEVHYIVTALVGMSRGFAGSFGSAMGGGFFQRELKAGLEDGFARHGLSGEEGLIHKLLGSPALVGSLTGAEKEVAMQSYEYAIKMLLLGGFGIMIVASIAQAGTGRTAPAPSLSEEPSALGVDNSNRD
- a CDS encoding small heat-shock protein (transcript_id=CADANIAT00009258) — translated: MSLFRTIPTPGDFAPLFRLLDDYDNHRSARGHASVQSFAPRFDVRESNEAYHLDGELPGIPQSNIDIEFTDPQTLVIKGRSEREYHSSSDDNKNDQADTENQARGESSEVAKTGEKQVSTKKAANKSRYWVSERSVGEFQRTFTFPTRVNQDDVKASLKDGILSLVVPKAVPPTAKKITIQ
- a CDS encoding copper amine oxidase (transcript_id=CADANIAT00009260), yielding MAPQPHPLAILSEDEINLARDIVIAQHPNTVIDFREIYLQEPPKGQLLEFLALEHAGRLSPTTPRPPRLALCQYDVIGADRVPSYEESLVDVVASKCVKHTVVGKQHHAALTLSEFDVLVERCFASPLFKEALAEFDLPPGFEVVIEPWPYGGLDLAEPNRRFFQGLCFAQDATKKNPDANFYSYPLPLIPVMDAHTQEIIRVDRPATGGKGDGLREQTFKRDIIGHCKGSDYVPELLPEGTRKDLKPLNVVQPEGPSFRITDESLVEWQKWRFRVAFNPREGATIHDVWYDGRSVMHRLSISEMTVPYADPRPPYHRKQAFDFGDGGGGNMANNLSIGCDCLGVIKYFDAIITGADGTAKKLPNAICLHEQDNGIGWKHSNWRTGRAVVTRHRELVVQFIITLANYEYVFAYKFDQSAGITVEARATGILNVVNIDAGKVSDYGNVVSGGVLAQNHQHIFCVRIDPAIDGAKNSVQIEESHPVPMNEATNPNGNFYKVDTKTVERACYFDAAPDLNRTVKMINPHKINPISQKPIGYKFIPLATQKLLADPNSTQAKRAQFAQHHVWVTQHRDGELYAGGRYTLQSQSEVDGVSDAVKRGDVVVDTDVVVWSTFGITHNPRIEDWPVMPVEIFQLMIKPADFFTANPSLDVPSLKNEASRTVGKSECCRTAQL